taaggaatgaaggccctatctcttgggtgattagcctttgcttatgcaaagaggaatcaacaaaagtataatatttctcaactcactttgttcttgagttgagtcttggttcacccaactactaggctttgaatttcatgggttaagttttgtttttgggtgcaTATAAGTATGATTCcacctttaattgttaattgcatgccatagatgttgctcaaatgaacttgttttcacaaatatttccttcaatgTCGACCACATGAACCTCATCGAAACTCCTAAAGAGCTCGAAAGAATTGCCGCAAACCTgaagtcagaatttgagatgaaagatagATTGTAGAGCctaaagttccttatctaagagtgataggtgctttattgtacttagctcaattcactagacccgacatctccttcgctgtaaatcttttggcaagatacagtaatgcaccgaCACGCAGACtggactggtgttaaagacatcttccaTTATCTTAAGGGTACTATAGATCTGGGCTTGTTTTATCCCTacggatcctcgagtgatgccaCACCCCATTATCTTTATGTCAACACTGGTTACTTATTTGACTGCACAAGGCGCGTTCTCAAataggttatgtctttaccgttgaaggcaccgcaatctctaggaggtcaactaaacagaccttagttggcACTTTGTCTAACCATGCTAAAATTCTCGCCTTACACAAAGTAACTCAGGAATGCTTTTGGCTGAGAGCAGTTATGGGCCATATTTGAAGCTCATGCGATCTTTACCCCGTCGTTGATGGTCCAACGACAATTTATGAAGACAACATAACATGCAGTGAACAGCTCAAGAAGGTTACATCAACGGAGGCAACACCAAGCACCTTGTgtcgaagttcttcttctcacatcaataTTAAGAGAATCAGAAGATTAAAGTCATGCAAATTCGTTCTCAAGACAAtctggccgacctcttcaccaaatcactaccgaaaGCGacttttcagaagcttgttcaaggaataggtatgcgtaaactttctgagttgtaacattgttagttctatttagaattatgtcaaactcagagGAAGTGTCATGAAGTATACTTGCttaatcttaatgtactctttttccctacgattagaagcatttttcccactaggtttttgctacctaacaaggttttgaTAAGGgacccaccttgggttgatcatatcccttaTGACGTCCAGTAgtgtttcatttgactttgcattttcttatgcatttttccttagactatgagGTTTTTTCCtacttgggttttaccatagccattGGATTTTTTATGAGGCTTAGTTCaatatgcaagttcctactttACTTTGAGACTAGCGTGTTCCCAGAATCAGTGCCGAGAAGTCGACTTTCTTAATTCTACATGATGttgaatctacttgagtatttacacactcaagagtCAGTGATAAACtttgtatttaagtgtgattgtgtaaatcctagattagattttatttttgttattcttccctattaggacttgtattggAAAAGGATTCTTCCCTCTCTTAtttctataaataaagacactgCGTAGGGAAAATAAcaacatcctctacacaaccttacaaacacatctctctattctctctatGTGCCGTTggccctctctctcccttgtcaaataaaataagccacaacaaatttctctattttttggataaacgatagatttgttagattagatgttagattagggaGACGACAGGATTCGAACCTACACCGTAGTGCAAGGGCAACACTCCTCTCCGcctattaaaataataattatttctAATGAGTTTGGTTGACCACATTAGTAAATTACATTGTTTTGGACAAGTGTAACATAATTACTTGGTGATTCTATACTATATTCAACAGCTCAAAATTCAgtgcaaaacaaaattatattgtATTATACTTGGTAACCCTTTTGTTGGGACTAGGTAAATTGCTAATCAACAATAATATAAGTCTCATAATAGATGGTATTATAGTATGTGTGGTTGTGTAACCATTAGTagattgtatttttatttttgaacaaatgatttatctacactaaaggggagagggtgagtttagcctcataatgggctagcaataatgtggttcaaattcgtctttggcgagaactgaacctaagatctctcacttacaagtgaaaatgaataccactagactgtaatactaagtggctagTAGATTGTATTTAAGATACTAGAACATCTTATCCCTTTATAAGTGAATTACTTGCAAGCCAGTTATCTTATCcagtttactataaataaagacacaggGGATGGGAAACAAGCATAACAGAAATTCATCAGCCCTTTTTCCCTCTCTGCCACACCCTCTCTATTCAGTAAAATAGGTTACAATACATTATTAACACGCTCCTAAAGTTACGCTAAGGTATTGAAGGATATTTTATTACAAACACGTCCACAAGATTCATCATCGCATCCTATGTTCTTCTAAAACATGATCTTGATGTTGATATTTTTCAGTCTAATTGCATGAAACATTCACCATTGAGCATGAACACTAATTTTTATTACCAAGCTATATATTATACTCAAATTATTGTTTGCAATAATATTACGTTACTACTATTATGATTTTGGTGAATTGAATCTATGTGAATAATCAAcgaaaagtgaagaaaaaaaccCTAATCGAGTGGGCCAAGCTAAACTCGTGCCATGTCGAGCCGAGTCGCCGCCAAACCCATAATCCATTGGACCGAAACAACGTCATTCTTGCGTCATACCTAACCTTCGATCCCTACAACCACACCAATCTTCGGTGACTCTTGCAACTTACTCCGACAACTTACATTCATCCCTCATCTTGAAGGAAATGTTTCCATCATGGAAACATGAGATTCTATATAAATCTTGCAAGGATTTGGGCTTTGAAATCATCTTTATAATGATTCTCACATTGAGAACTCTTTGTCACGAAAACAAAGGTTCCAACGAACTCCCTCCAACACCGTTTGTATTTGTGTCTGTGGACTGCTGCCTGCAACGCTTTTGGTTGAGGTTTCCCAACAAAACCCAAACCCAGCATTGCTTGGCTTGGATCTCAGAAGGTTCACAACCTCATTTGGGCCTACAACTCGACAACCTATCCAATTTCTGAATTTGGGCTTGGTTTTTTATTTAGGCCTCCAGCCCATTTTTTTCTATACTAGACATGTCCagaatgtgaagaaaaaaaacatttttaattcaGGGCCATATTTAATTTAGCCCATATAAAATCCTAAACCCTATTTCGTAAGATTTGGTTttaacttttcctttttttagcCCATTTGGACCTGGGTTCTATCAACCCACCTATTCCCACTAGATGGCCTGTAGCCTAGctgattaaaataataatttaaatttgcgCCTAAAGTTCCACATTCTTTTAGGGCTGTCCCTTATACTTTCACACAAAGGGTCCCAAAGCTACCCacttttatttgattttcaattgctttatacctatatatatatatatatatattgtcttGTCTATTTGCATTTGGTTGCATATACTATAAACCTAAAGTTTATACATTTGATTTGAATCTGAAGTTTCGAATAAAGTGTCATAGAAACCCGaatttttcataaaacatacacccatggaacccaaagttTTTCATGcttaatttaaaccaaaacatgtctatagaacccaaatgttctatttttttaatatggatgttttttttttcccatagtATTGACCACAATCTTCCTCATTATATTGCAATAACATGCCGAACCTTAACAAGCTTGACTTTATCGATGTGGAAGTCTTTGGAAGAAATCATCTGAAGTGGGTCCAGCTCCACCTCACCACAAAGAGTTTCAAGACCATCATAGAAACAGAAATGAATAACTCGGTTGGCATCTTGACAAATCAAGCGTCATGATCTTACCTGAAGACATATGCACGACGCACTACAGATTGAGTACCACACTGAAGAGGATCCAAAAGCTTTATGGCTCACTCTGAAAGACcgtttcatcataaaattaaaaaaaattaaataaaaaagaagaagatgtttTCTTACCTAAAGTAAGACACGACTGGCAACAGTTATATTCCCAAGATTTCAAGTCTATGAATGAATACAATTCAGAAGTTTGTCGACCAATCACTCCTCAAGAGGACTTGACTAAATATGATCTCTTGGAGAAATCCTATTCAAATTtcaatgccaccaatattgtcctaaATCAACAATATAAGGCACAAAAATTACGAAGTTatcagatttgatctctgtcTTACTACTTGCTAAAAATTCAAActagcttttgatgaagaatcatcaagttGTACATATTGGCTTAAACAATGCGcttgaagcatatgcaaacacaTCTCGAGGCCCAAATGGGTGCAAAAAGTGTCAATGTTGTGGCAATGAGCCCAACAATAAACTAAAGGCTTAAGGTTGACAGAGCAGAGGCTCACCCAAGGTAGGAAATCCAACCCCAAAGTATGATTCCCTAGCTCCCAAGGCTTTCAACTTCATAAATAAGGGCAAAGAACCGCCACTAGAGAAGCAGATATGTGTTACTGCTGTGGTTCCCAGGATCATTGGTCCTGCCTTTGCAAGCTTCTGTTCACGTTGTTGCTGAGTACTATGCACGTTACAAAGCCATGAAAACTAACTTTGTTCAAGTGGATAATACCAAGGGTACTACTATGGAGATTTCTAATTTTCAAGAGGCATATGAATCGATGGAAGATTAGAACTTTTAGACATGGGCCAACTGTGGTCGAGTTCCCCCTAGTGGCCGAATTCCCCAAGCGAACgaaccccaccccaccccttattttaactttttagttTAAGTTTCGAACAATTTTCCCttgttttggattatttgttggtgtttgttttaaatttttggataattactttaaaaatattatttctcgaacgattaattgaatgaatgaaattaaaaatcttCCATATGCATGTGAAAGATTCAATTAATTTActtgtggggaagttagttgtctgacAAATAGTGCAACTACGCACACCATCTTGGGTGAACaccactattttactaacttcatgCCTAAAATTTCACATCTAACAAACCTTTTAGGCCTATCTAACCTGATTGAGGGGTATAGCACTGCCAATATTATGTTGTCCAATAATACTGAATTAACCAAAGAGGCATTTTACTCAAACCATTCTGGAAGAACACTGTTGATCTCCAAAGATATTCGAGGTAGTAATTATCACACTAAAACCACTTAAGAAAATGAAGTTGAATTTCTTTCATCACTTCATATGAATAGTCCCAAAAGCGTATTCCTAAAAAGATTGAGGGTCTTCCGAATGGTTTGTATGTTAGAACCATCGCGCCTCAGAGGCCTATAGGCCTTGCATTGAAAAAAGATGTTATGACATCGCTTGGGACATCTAGGAACTTCGATAATACCCCACATCCTTAAAGCTACTCACGGGTATCTGCTTACCTCCAGTACACACATCTTTCTTGGTTGCGCTTCTTGCAAAGCTTGTTATTTGGGTAAATTTATTACTCAACTATCTTCAAAAAAAGTTCGAAAATACCCTCCAACCTTTCTTCAGCAGATTCAAGAGGACAGTTGTGGGTTTATCCGACCAACCAGTGAACCATTTTGTTAatcatggtgttggttgatgcattcAAACATTGGTCACATGTTTACTTACTCTCTACACGCAATGATGCATTAGGGAAACTCTTGGGACAATTATTAAacttagggctcaccaccctgattattcgATTAAGTAGATTCGACAAACTAATGGTGGAGAGTTTACGTTGTAGACTTCCGATGATTATTACATGCCAGTTGGGATTAAAGTTGAACAacttgtaccccatgttcacacctaaAATGGCTTAGCAAAAACGTTCATTAAATGCCTCCAATTGATCACTTGAACCTTGGCCATCGCACCAAGCTTGTAAAATCTGCCTATGGCTCAGCCGTGGTAATACAAATGATGAAAGCGTTATTCAGAATGATAGGGCGTAAATAGGTGGCTTTTTAAGTCCGCTGTCAAATCTCAAGGCTTAACCCTATGTAGGCGGTGAAAACTACCAAGCTGGAGTACGGTCAGGGCAAAGAGAAACCTGGTGAATCGATGAAATGTGTAGAGATCGGAAAAAACTTCAACAACAAAATCACTCTACTAGGCTAATTAGCAAGGAGAAAATTGATACTTTTAACTTAAACTGATTTTCACCGATCAGAGCATTTCGGAAATCCTCCCCACTCCTATACCAATGTTGAATGGTGGTATTACTTCCTAAAGTCAAGTTGTTGCGCTTGTGAAAATAATGTGTGGGTCTTTGTAGTGATGTGCCGACACAAGCGGTTCTCTTTTAAGATATCCCCAAATGCAGAGTTTATACTCTATTTTTTGTAGCATCATAGTAGGAAGAACCATCGTATGAGATGCACCAtctaattgaaagaaaaaaaaagcaatctGCTTGGAAAAAATTAGGTCACAAGGTATTCGccctaattaaataaaagttatatCTTACAAAAAAGAAGGGAATCATATTCGTGAATAGATGAGCATTTGCAACCATTTACAAAGTTTGGGAGCCTCCAACCGTCCAACGTTTTTCGGCCTCACATCTTACGTATTCTCCTTAAATGCGGGCCCATTAGAATCATATAATTTGTAGGTTGAACCGTTTTGGAGGCTCAAAGTCAAAAGTTGGTATCCTTTATCTCCttccacaaaaaataaacaaaaagttgCCCACATATTAAAAATGGCAAGAAATTCATTGACCACAATTAAAACAATGTGCATAAATATGATTAGTTGGGGGTGGGATGGGATTATTATTATACTAACAAAAGAAGAATAACAAGAATAATTGATTGCTTTACAAATCTAATGAATTATGACCATACAATGAGGACAAACAAAATTCTTCAATTTGTTAGACAAATTGATTGATAGAGATTATTGACCTAAACTTTTAACAATCGAAGGTCTATGATCACTAGTTTGGTATGGTATATACTCAACTCAAACACTAAAatgcttttcttcttttgaaacTTTACATTTGCTTCGAGCCTCTCGTCTTTCGCCAATTTCAGACAAATCCGTCAACCATGCGTTTTAGACAACTCCGTCAGCCGTCCATTTTAGACAATTCGTGTTTCACCAGTTTGAGGCCACAATAACACCAAGTTAAAAACTGAAGAGACAATACCTCTTTGTATATCCTTGAACTCCACTGCCAGCATTACATCccaataagtttttttttctgcGAAAAacggaaaaaaagaagatacaTGCTCGTCTCAGCAAAGGAAAGTTTCTGTTGCAAAGCCGTAGAAGGTAACTAGATGACAACTGGAGAAATTTCCATAACGTAAGGCTGTAAGACAGCATTCTTGTCCTGCGCTGCAGGATCTACTCTGCCATAGTTTACTATATGTGGGCATAGCTGCTATAAGGAATAAAACAAAAGCATGATCGTGGGATACCAAAACAATGAGAACGACTAAAAAATAGTTGTTAAATGGTATGAACCATCATGAgcactttttatttaaaatcaaatatgaCCATCAATGAACATTCTGTCTAGGAGTGTGGCAACCAATTCACAAAAGTATATTGGCTAGATGGTTATAATCAGTTGCCGGTAGCGATTCTTTCCATGGATATCAACCAATAAGTGATTCAGTTTCCAACTTCAAACAACTTAAGATTGAGGTTTCTCAGCAGTGAATGCAACTACATTTTAAACTTttagtttatttaaaaaaaatcaggaCATCAAGGTGGGGGTAAAAGGAAGGGGTGACATACCGAATGGTTCAGAAAGCCAGCAATAGGAATCAAGCATGTTCTTAGCTTTCCATCTGGAAACTTGATTTTCATGCTATTTGAGTACCACAGTTCACATGCCCACAAGAATTGCTCCCATGTATAAAGCTCCAGCAGAAAGATATCAGGATGCTCATTGCACAGTGCAGGGAAGAGCTTATCATATTCAGCAAGCAAATGCTGAGACAAGAAAAGGGAGTTAaatgataaatttttaattagtgGGATGCTTTTCCCTTAAATAAATACTATGGTATGAGAAAGTTATCTATCACGATATCCTATCAGAAACATAGAGAATgaataataaaaagaacaaaaaggatACAGATACAACATTCCATTCTTTAAGTAATATAAAAATGAGAGATCAAATACTGCAATGGCAGCTGGAAAGATATTGGCTGGAGGTTCAATAACACTAGTCCGTCCCGTCTTTCAAGAATCCTCCCAAGGTTTCTCCCTACACCTGATTTGGGCATCTCCATGTTCTGCACCCCTAAATAGAACAAATACATCGGCCCTGCCCATCAGACGCCCATTTACCCCTGGAACATGGTAAAGTCAGGGAAAAGCCGTAAGGTTGGGTCAGACCTTTTTCTCACTGCAGATTTGTTATTGGGAAGCATTGTATCTTGCAGAGAACTTGCAAAAGTAACACACAGGATAActcaagaaagaaaacaaacaaaactagcCCTACTTATAAGTCGGAAAGACAAAAAACAAGCAGCATTGCCAGCAGACAAGAATGTGAACTTCAACATTCCCCAAGAAGTAAACAGACAACAAAGAAGAGTTAATTAGGAGTGCGGCCACTGAACAGTGTACCAGGTTTTTAGAATCCAAGTAGATTACAAATAGTGACTGTCAAAAATGTATACTAAATGAGGTGATTTTTGTTGGACAGGGTTGAATATCATTGTCATCCTGATCTCCCATTTACAAGTGACCACCCATTCTTATATGCATGAATCATGCAACAGTATGGACAAATTTTGTCTATAACTGAAAAAAGAGGTCATAAATGTCAAAAAAGGTAATCTAATAACCTGTTTTGCTTGTGTTATCTCATCCAACAGCACAGTTCCACCCAAAACCATCATCACGTTGGCTCCAAAACTCAACCCTGCAGCATTTAGGGAAGAAAGATtaagaaataaaggaaaaaataaattaaaacaaacaaatcacTGTAATAATACCAGAAATGGTCCTCCACCAATACACCAAATATGCATACTTATTTTATATGGTGTAATACTAAATAACTTCACCTAATTCTTTATCTATACAAATAAAAATGGACAAGAATTTTTTCTGcacaacacccccccccccccccccccccaaaaacacAATTCTTCAAACTTCCAAGAAACTAAAACCAACAGTTTCCCCTTtcctggaatttttttttttcttttcctcatgTGCAAATCTATCTAGCAAAAAGTCCACCGCAAAGAGCATATGATTGCTATCTTAGGATTATTCTAACTGAATTGCCGACAGTGAAGATTTTTATTATCCTTTACTTTCCCAATGTTTGGGTCTCATGCTTGACAAACTCATTTGCCTAATTTTTCTGGCATTTCTAGATAGTATTACCCTTACTGAacaattaaacataaaaaattgaCCATAGAGAATCATAGATTTGTCTGAATTTATTTTCATAGCATGAGTTTATCATTTATTACCACATATACTAACACTGAGCATCTTATGAATAAACAACTTCCTTGGAAACATAATGGATAAGTTCCATGTTTGACCTAACATCAAATTATTACTATCTACATAAAGAAATATTATACTTTTACAGAGAATACTAAAAGCAAACTAGAATTTCATATAAACGGAAATTCATAGTTGCACAAAGTTACAAGATAGATTTAATAGGAAAACAAAATCACAAGCAGTCAAAATACCAGTATGAAAATCTTCAGGAAGTGTGTCAAAGTACAtcttgtattttgaatcacAATTGCGCCTCTCCTTCATGCTCCACAACAACAACATTGTCTCAGGAGGAGTAATGCCTTCAAACTTCTCTAATACATGATACTGCAGTAAAAAAAAGAGGTAATATATTGGGCCACGTTTCTTGTTCATAATGCCCCTCAATATGTATTGGACCCAACAGACCTAAAACCTACTCTAGCTCTGAGCATCATTACCTCAGCAAGAACAATGGAAACAGTACAGTTGCATCACTATGCTTATATATCAAGAcatacaagagagagagagagagagagagagagagagagagagagagagagagagagcagcatCAGACTAATCTAGACGGAAATCTGACAACAAAAATGTTGTATTCAGGGGACAAGGATTCATATTAGGCATTATAGAGAGTAGCTTATTTATGCTTACAAGACGAGTAAAGTTGGATCACGACTGTGATAAAGATCAATTTTCTCAATGGCTGAATTGGTAACTTAATGTGGCTTGGGAAAACAAACTCCACATGTGGGAAGAATGATGCTCAAACTCCACATGTGGTAGGTAAACAtttgtttataaaaattgaTCATCATCCACATCTAGAGCCATTTATTACTTTCATATTAGAGCAGTACACCTCTTGCTAGATGTGGGGTCAATGTAGGTTCACTTTAATTCTTCTGTTTCCCCTAATATATTTTCAGAAGCCTCTTAACTAAACCCAGAGGTAACAAATACAGACAAATTAAAAGTATTAAAAAGGTTTCTCAAGAAGTAAAACATACCATATCAGCTTGCACAAGCTCCTCAGAAACTATTAAGGATATTGGGATCTCCAGAGCAGTCTCTCCAACTTTCTGATCGTCTGCAGCTATGGCTCCTCTGCCAGCCCCTTCCACATCtattatgatgaatgaaaaacaaaagacaTCATATATTCAAGGCTAGTTTCCTTCTCTTGTGCAGGAAAACCCCCACAAAAGGGGAAAGAATAAACAATCATACCAGCAGCAATCACAGCAGTGAAAAGTTAAGACTTACGAGCTATCTGCAACCTTGTTTTAACACCAATGTTCTCTCACCCCATCGTAACAGTTGCTTTCCTTTATCAGAGTTGTAGCCTTCTACAATTGCAGTCTTCGAATTGTGCTTGTCAGAAGACCAacaaatcatatcaataatagcATTGTGTAGTTCTTGCAGGACATTCTTTTGCATGCCTGCACCTCATTAAAGCCCATTGTTTCATCATTGGTCTGCTAATCATATATGTGATCATGGTACTCTCAGGCAGTTCTAATTTCTAAAGTCATTTGTCTACCCTTATGTGCCTAAACAGTCCAAGAAGTTATCAGAATGAGTTTGAAGGATCTCAAGATGGATTCATCAAGCATCAAAATGGACAAAATTTCTAGGCCTCATATTtcccaaaataaaaacaattctGTTTTGTTCTAGTTCTACAATATATTCCAGTAATAGACTCTGCGCATCCTTCAGACTAACGACCATTTGATTTAAAGAGCATAGTGACAGACTACCTCAGTTGATTCTATGATTTTTGCTATCTGAAGCAGTACTTCCAAAGAGGTACTGAGCCAATTAAGATCTGAAGACCTTTTAACATGGATTTGCTGCCTGGTATTAAATCCCTTATCTTGTAGCAATTTCTGCcagaaaatgagaaaaaaacaATTGTTAGAAGGATGATGGTAGAAACAACTCAGCTAACTCATCACAAGCACAAAAAAACCACCAGACACTAATTAGTGCGCAAGAACAAGAAAGATAACTAGCAACGGATATGAAAATTTTACAAATTGTAAAATGGATATATTGACAGTTGTTGATTGTTTAGTTTTAACCCTATTTTAGAAACTGCCTAATTGAAAAAGATtctgaaacaaaaataatacacAGTGATTAGTTTGGCATGTCTTACTTTACTTAACATTGTGCCTCCAAAGATTCACAAATATGTCCTACATTTAAGACTGAGTACCAGAATCGAATTGACGAAAAGGGTCATTTGACAGTTTCTCTACTGTGCGTACCATTCCATTCTAACATTTCTATTATTAACGATCATTACGACTTGGTATGAGTCAGTCAAAAATATTTGTTGTTCctcacatttttatcaaaaagTGGGTCACTTTCAGATAGCTCCAGGACAATTGAGCAGTCTTTATCCAACTCCATGGAATCAAAAGATGACGACGGCTGCAAATAACAAATAAAGCATCCAAAACCATTTATCCCTTAGATGATAAAAATTCCCATGATCAAAatacaaaagaacaagaaatgcatacacaattaaGTTTCACTAGTTTACACATCCATCAAAAACCCAATGACTAAACGCACACATTTTGTTCAATTTATATATCCAAGCTAGAAGCAAAGCACATTTTTCACATAACTTACATAAATTGTGGTAAATTAAAGATACAAAAGAGAAATCCACCAATAAAAACAGTAAAGAACACAAACCCAACAGAGCTACAAGTTCACTGTATCAAATTGTGTGTAtctaatgtaaaaataaaaaataaaaaataaaaactaaacagGGTTttgtctgtttggttgctgggaaattgtcagaaataaaacaaatccaagaatttcagaATGCGCACAAGGAAAATGAAATTTCAAGAACGTAAAAGAAAGCAGTAAGGTTGGAGGAATTTAGAGAATGAAATAGTACTAAAATAGTAAGCGTTTACTTTATTGGTCGCCATTGGAGTGCAGATTCAAGCAGAAGTCCTCGCAAGTCAAATTGGAAAGATAATGTACAAGTCCGTAACAGTAGCGAGAATGGAGAAGAGATGAGGAGACGAGAGTTTGGGCGGCAAGAGTGGGTGAGGAATTTGGGAGGGCTACAGATAAAATATTCTatccacacatttttttttttaattctcacaCCCATCCTTCATTTTTGTCTATTGAATctaataaattgaaaaagattaataataaaaaattaacaataatgtgtgaaaagtaaaaatagattTGTGAATAACACTACTATTGTAGCCTATTTGATTAAGCGATCTagggttagagagagaggggtgcggcaagctttagggagaagagagatttatttaattgtaaggtgtgtttgattcaccccattgtacctttatttatagtagtagaaatAGTGAAACCTTTCCcattaggattacaacatttaataggtaatctaatcctaataggaatataagatagaTTCTCATATTCCctatgatttacacaatcacattcttattctaaatatgactgcaacactcccccttgagtgtgtaaatactcaacaaaccatcgcatcagatcttcagcagataaggtagaatagttgatgaagtcatcggcacaacgggtgatcgcgagtctcaaatttactttgaagtatgcatttgtaaaaactcacaaaaaccttgctatggtaaaacccaatgactggggaaaacccatagactaaggagaaaagtaagaaaatatgcataatATCTTAAACGCTCG
This Pyrus communis chromosome 6, drPyrComm1.1, whole genome shotgun sequence DNA region includes the following protein-coding sequences:
- the LOC137738284 gene encoding fructose-bisphosphate aldolase-lysine N-methyltransferase, chloroplastic-like isoform X2, yielding MYHVLEKFEGITPPETMLLLWSMKERRNCDSKYKMYFDTLPEDFHTGLSFGANVMMVLGGTVLLDEITQAKQHLLAEYDKLFPALCNEHPDIFLLELYTWEQFLWACELWYSNSMKIKFPDGKLRTCLIPIAGFLNHSKKKLIGM
- the LOC137738284 gene encoding fructose-bisphosphate aldolase-lysine N-methyltransferase, chloroplastic-like isoform X1 gives rise to the protein MYHVLEKFEGITPPETMLLLWSMKERRNCDSKYKMYFDTLPEDFHTGLSFGANVMMVLGGTVLLDEITQAKQHLLAEYDKLFPALCNEHPDIFLLELYTWEQFLWACELWYSNSMKIKFPDGKLRTCLIPIAGFLNHSVCHPFLLPPP